Proteins encoded together in one Plasmodium cynomolgi strain B DNA, chromosome 9, whole genome shotgun sequence window:
- a CDS encoding endonuclease/exonuclease/phosphatase domain containing protein (putative): MSDGAPNKISIQINDGIESVPPNKRDRITKTNSIGKTVEHEDPKEETPQYGRCYSDVSGYLPPESFSRLGSIRGTNENLYWSGKSDNDVAGRTAYPNGNDAENLPCQQGSENLKMHSLGLGLRNSNKKSFPKKEMKKVMGYNYFTYRQQLMKADDSKILKNIPLSIFVGTWNCEYFDFSKEYHNEKKMCTSNYLSESCNEDMYSLKVSDRYSARSVTPFLRVNALGNYNNIGGSSTVDTFATADDRNANNSYEGIFDGELKTFQEGAKENQSSPPTLRVIPCDHIETVKVLPSSLNELDSVHLRQGYDSTSDMGNKEEGENFYKGGKTTRECNNKLRRSLCDVGINHERIKFKSELTQRTTNRITWIKRLSRHDIPKEGSPSNECNTYCISPNRKKVASKTPTLGIPKRVQSGDPERAQMDKSRRSQIDKPRRGKIEKLRRGDNKETEKSNYNLSQLGGNNSNRRSSKSREKQIFSTWIQPHHDIYIICLQESISDNIIECLSLHLKEINQETYKFLPLADCKLSGYGDGAFLQMKSTTMAAWVRTSKLYPNGPVKLCASKSIAFSKINNSKGCVSILFNIFNQFILFIGCHMPAKDQEIRQKSREFILTKLSEYFSNKITSNFKDVFHHVIWMGDFNFRVQGIRLDKAVHCLQTNNLKELLKYDEGNSAYSYDLCISFQELPICFLPTYKKNGNRPVINRDDANWVQKEYKLVHNIKWYKGGRQESRIPSWTDRIFKWSCDKTRSCLIFVPNSYLSPLPEEQSILMASDHSPVSCCFQMYMMKNEREIPLTKVTLTKSTEGSLAEYS; this comes from the exons atgtctgaTGGTGCCCCTAACAAGATTAGCATCCAAATAAATGACGGGATCGAATCGGTGCCTCCCAACAAACGAGACAGAATAACGAAAACGAACTCTATTGGAAAAACGGTAGAACATGAGGACCCCAAAGAAGAAACACCACAGTATGGACGATGCTACAGCGATGTGAGTGGCTATTTACCCCCCGAGTCGTTTTCTCGCCTCGGGAGCATAAGAGGCACAAATGAGAATCTCTACTGGAGTGGCAAAAGTGACAACGATGTTG CTGGTCGAACGGCCTACCCAAATGGCAATGACGCGGAGAACCTGCCCTGTCAGCAGGGAAGcgagaatttaaaaatgcacagcCTTGGCCTAGGACTCCGAAATAGCAATAAAAAGAGCTTTCCCAAAAAGGAGATGAAAAAAGTCATGGGATATAACTACTTTACATATAGACAACAACTGATGAAGGCAGACGATTcgaagattttaaaaaacatcccCTTGAGTATATTCGTGGGGACATGGAACTGTGAATATTTTGACTTCTCCAAGGAGTACcataatgaaaagaaaatgtgcacatcTAACTACCTTAGCGAAAGCTGCAATGAGGACATGTACTCATTAAAGGTAAGCGATCGGTACTCGGCTAGATCTGTGACCCCCTTCTTGAGAGTTAATGCGCTGGGaaattataataacataGGAGGGTCTTCTACCGTGGATACTTTTGCAACTGCTGATGACAGGAATGCAAACAACTCGTATGAGGGTATCTTCGATGGTGAGCTAAAAACTTTTCAGGAAGGGGCAAAAGAAAATCAAAGCAGCCCCCCCACTCTACGAGTCATCCCATGTGACCATATCGAAACGGTGAAAGTATTACCCAGTAGTCTCAACGAGTTAGACAGTGTACATCTCAGACAAGGGTACGATTCAACGTCTGACATGGGTAATAAGGAAGAAggcgaaaatttttataaaggTGGGAAAACCACCAGAGAGTGCAACAATAAGCTGCGTAGATCCCTCTGTGATGTAGGCATCAACCATGAGAGAATCAAATTCAAAAGTGAACTCACACAAAGAACCACCAATAGAATCACATGGATTAAAAGATTATCACGACACGACATTCCCAAGGAAGGGTCTCCTTCGAATGAGTGCAACACTTATTGTATATCCCCCAACCGGAAAAAGGTTGCTAGCAAAACGCCAACGTTGGGGATCCCAAAGAGAGTGCAGTCAGGTGATCCAGAAAGAGCACAGATGGATAAGTCAAGAAGATCACAGATAGATAAACCAAGACGAGGGAAAATAGAAAAGCTGAGACGAGGGGATAATAAAGAAACGGAGAAGAGCAACTATAACCTTTCCCAATTAGGGGGAAATAATTCGAATCGGAGATCATCCAAATCGAGAGAGAAGCAAATATTCTCTACTTGGATTCAACCCCACCATGACATCTATATCATATGTCTACAGGAGTCCATATCTGATAACATCATCGAGTGTTTATCTCTCCACTTGAAGGAAATAAATCAAGAAACTTACAAATTTTTGCCATTGGCTGATTGCAAGCTTTCTGGATATGGGGATGGAGcttttcttcaaatgaaGTCAACCACGATGGCTGCCTGGGTGAGGACATCAAAGTTGTATCCAAATGGTCCCGTAAAATTATGTGCATCGAAATCTATAGCCTTTAGCAAGATAAATAATAGCAAAGGATGCGTATCAATccttttcaatatttttaatcagttcattttatttatcggATGTCACATGCCAGCAAAGGATCAGGAGATAAGACAAAAATCCAGAGAATTCATTCTTACGAAATTAAGTGAATATTTTAGTAACAAAATTACTTCCAATTTTAAAGACGTTTTTCATCATGTCATTTGGATGGGAGACTTCAATTTTAGGGTTCAAGGGATACGTCTAGACAAAGCTGTACATTGCTTGCAGACAAACAATTTGAAAGAGCTCCTAAAATATGATGAAGGGAACTCTGCCTACTCGTATGATTTGTGCATAAGCTTTCAGGAATTACCCATCTGCTTTCTTCCTACttataagaaaaatggaaaccgGCCCGTTATCAACCGGGATGATGCCAACTGGGTGCAGAAGGAGTACAAGCTCGTCCACAACATCAAGTGGTACAAGGGTGGCCGACAGGAGTCCCGCATCCCCTCG TGGACAGACCGCATCTTCAAATGGTCGTGCGACAAAACCAGAAGCTGCCTCATCTTCGTGCCCAACTCCTACCTGTCGCCACTACCGGAGGAGCAAA GTATCCTCATGGCCAGCGACCACAGCCCCGTGTCCTGCTGCTTCCAAATGTACATGATGAAGAACGAAAGGGAAATCCCCTTGACGAAGGTCACACTTACCAAGTCGACCGAGGGTTCTCTCGCCGAGTATTCATAA
- a CDS encoding hypothetical protein (putative), which yields MYFNGNEKGIHNNGLIYTSVEKINIADLRKATTENGRQIDYLHFLSKQKRLNKLERLLSSHVVNTQVVVTNFADDVDEVINCEYMHQSVWRNKMCFFLKNVFLSSFFSSEYANDIVREHQPRVISLNCKYDNKIYMSDNCVYLCVNDLTKLRLTSHRNVYRDRFKVSNVVLLDICSGGKAQPGGGNNGEAGNDKAENGKAPNRDATNGPFPGGEALSGNPKLREKYRQFFTDMYTYPVDLIGLYNHGTDHQKFSEKLKNILTLNGSKDAEVYAVPIKWHECFYDASGTKAASKIAKGDGARSNQWISVDQHYNVRNNEMDNLSHAFNMNSVADIYSSIFSNSSVNEKGEQVNSLVNMYNMYSGGDGGLDVVVSPNRVTHSECQHNECLYNVCRQNGGGPPVGMTNQFNYLDIQTREKIREVHPVYELDAGYIEREFLSGSTRDGKVTLEGNNRHGAQQNDAQQNGSQQNDAQQNDAQQKDAHHGVPRNPNDVVDLHDLLARSKASKKKKTYSLHDKTFYINYDSGSSSDVSLSDMLVKNCGAANGVAPKGQTGGSTLNSSTDGRIFKNYLKRDHLKEEKFANSGEDTLEGDTESCIQSEIEKKKKKTLSEKRRMEMNSGKNDHASVVEEAKLRKIDKVLDFLKNHRNLYYRVNERVLQRERLYNFMSCVSEEDATRGIANGIASGIANGIASGIASGFSNRIGGGAPSGNTHEGASHTKSRQDEIANYLVEYIGRILLDVKINHEKNAHMLIKKEKNFHQVQKIILSNGIISSCCIRDTCNFLIGQLVNRKARERRKLCYVVSFWGEYCSFIHFDKPSQEMCSQTCIHLFFFCSPETIYVTMLNTQDRVF from the coding sequence atgtattttaatGGCAATGAAAAGGGGATCCACAACAACGGTCTCATCTACACCAGCGTGGAAAAGATAAACATAGCAGATTTGAGAAAAGCTACTACGGAAAATGGACGGCAAATAGATtatctgcattttttaagcaaacaaaaaagactTAATAAGTTGGAGAGGCTGCTAAGCAGTCACGTTGTAAACACCCAAGTAGTAGTGACAAATTTTGCAGATGATGTGGATGAAGTTATAAACTGTGAGTACATGCACCAAAGTGTgtggagaaataaaatgtgtttctttttaaaaaatgtttttttatcgagttttttttcaagtgagTATGCGAATGATATTGTTAGGGAGCACCAACCAAGAGTCATCTCCCTTAACTGCAAGTATGacaacaaaatatacatgaGTGACAACTGCGTCTACCTGTGCGTTAACGATTTGACAAAGTTGAGGTTGACTTCGCATAGGAATGTGTACAGGGATAGGTTCAAAGTGAGCAATGTGGTACTGCTGGACATCTGTAGCGGGGGAAAGGCACAACCAGGGGGGGGTAACAATGGGGAAGCTGGCAACGACAAGGCAGAAAATGGGAAGGCTCCTAACAGGGATGCGACGAATGGCCCTTTTCCTGGAGGTGAAGCTCTTAGTGGAAACCCCAAattgagagaaaaatatcgGCAGTTTTTTACAGACATGTACACATACCCAGTGGACCTGATCGGGTTATACAACCATGGAACGGACCACCAAAAATTtagtgaaaaattaaaaaatatattaacccTTAACGGATCGAAGGATGCCGAAGTTTATGCAGTCCCCATTAAATGGCATGAATGCTTTTACGATGCGAGTGGGACGAAGGCAGCTTCGAAAATAGCAAAGGGGGATGGTGCACGTTCCAATCAATGGATCTCTGTTGACCAGCACTATAACGTCCGCAACAACGAAATGGACAATTTATCGCATGCGTTTAATATGAACAGCGTAGCAGATATTTACagcagcattttttctaactCGTCTGTAAATGAGAAGGGGGAACAAGTGAACAGTTTGGTTAATATGTACAACATGTACAGTGGGGGGGACGGTGGTCTCGACGTGGTGGTGAGTCCCAACCGTGTGACACACAGTGAGTGTCAACACAATGAGTGTCTATACAATGTGTGTCGACAGAACGGGGGGGGACCCCCCGTAGGAATGACAAACCAATTCAATTACTTGGATATACAGACGAGAGAGAAGATCCGGGAGGTGCACCCCGTCTATGAACTGGATGCAGGCTACATAGAAAGGGAGTTCCTTTCCGGCTCCACTCGGGATGGGAAAGTCACACTCGAAGGGAACAATAGGCACGGCGCACAGCAGAATGACGCACAGCAGAATGGCTCACAGCAGAATGACGCACAGCAGAATGACGCACAGCAGAAGGACGCTCACCATGGTGTGCCCCGCAACCCTAACGACGTGGTGGACCTGCACGACCTGCTAGCGAGAAGTAAAGccagcaaaaagaaaaaaacatactcCCTTCATgataaaacattttacatTAACTACGACTCGGGGAGCAGCAGCGATGTGAGTTTATCAGATATGCTCGTCAAAAACTGCGGGGCAGCCAATGGTGTAGCGCCAAAAGGGCAGACGGGTGGAAGCACATTAAACAGCTCTACAGATGGAAGGATATTCAAAAATTACTTAAAGAGGGATCACCTCAAGGAGGAGAAATTTGCGAACAGCGGAGAGGACACCCTGGAGGGGGATACAGAAAGTTGCATCCAAAGTGAAAtcgaaaagaagaaaaaaaaaacgcttagTGAGAAGCGGCGCATGGAAATGAACTCCGGAAAAAATGACCACGCCTCTGTAGTAGAAGAGGCGAAACTGCGAAAGATCGACAAAGTGCtggattttttaaaaaaccaTAGGAACCTCTATTATAGGGTTAACGAGAGGGTACTACAAAGGGAACGTCTGTACAACTTCATGAGCTGCGTTTCGGAGGAGGACGCAACAAGGGGGATTGCAAACGGGATTGCAAGCGGGATTGCGAACGGGATTGCAAGCGGGATTGCAAGCGGATTTTCAAACCGAATTGGAGGGGGGGCCCCAAGTGGGAACACCCACGAAGGTGCCTCCCATACAAAGAGCAGACAGGACGAAATTGCAAACTACCTAGTGGAGTACATAGGGAGAATCCTCCtggatgtaaaaataaatcacgaaaaaaacgcacatatgcttattaaaaaggaaaaaaattttcaccaagtacaaaaaataattcttagCAATGGCATCATTAGCAGTTGCTGCATTCGTGATACATGTAACTTCCTGATTGGCCAATTGGTTAACAGGAAAGCGAGAGAGAGACGCAAGCTGTGCTACGTTGTGTCCTTTTGGGGAGAGTACTGCAGctttatccattttgataaACCCTCGCAGGAGATGTGCAGCCAAACATGcattcaccttttttttttctgttccccGGAGACGATATACGTAACCATGTTGAATACCCAAGACCGGGTGTTC